In Aspergillus nidulans FGSC A4 chromosome II, a single window of DNA contains:
- the hem14 gene encoding oxygen-dependent protoporphyrinogen oxidase (transcript_id=CADANIAT00004775), producing the protein MRGSCAASSALKRLERPLAFPCNGQRRFLHAISEGHTVGIIGGGITGLTAAYRLSRDPKCSKVTVYEKGPRVGGWIQSEKINVDGEHIVFEYGPRTLRASTITAFPLLDLLTELGLEDEMLITKTSSAASQNRYIYYPDRLVRMPGPQKGASRISQLITTLKSLLQEPVFESVLPSLLKEPFVKRPLNLPSDESVMEFVSRRWSTKIADNLASSVFQGIYAGNIDKLSAETLLGPLRAHELSGSVAKGITEMKGKQYWISDDFISMLLISEAKKASHLDYLRSLAKDSSTLTFKNGVGQLADALVAELKRSPKVEVLTHANVTSILQDHESSNLTVKVEDGQSRVHNRLIATNPPCDLARQLQCSLEPEKQPTGTINALQRHNYATTTMVVNLYYSNPDLIPVRGFGYLIPRSIPFAQNPERALGVIFASESSVGQDTATGTKLTVMMGGHYWDGWKESDYPDHDTAVSMSQALLKRHLGILDSPKVAHTRLQRDAIPQPTVGHLERMQDISTSIKSELKNRVTLAGAWYSMHGTGVVDSIRQAYLAAKYGPELEYSGAPFPFPSLTDSLGGGGIITHYQPRWITASSEELFRKCGIEKNPN; encoded by the exons ATGCGTGGATCATGCGCCGCTAGTTCTGCACTAAAGCGTTTAGAAAGACCATTGGCTTTTCCTTGCAATGGTCAACGGCGCTTCTTGCATGCCATTTCGGAGGGACACACTGTTGGCATCATAGGCGGTGGAATCACTGGCCTCACAGCCGCATACCGATTATCCAGGGACCCAAAATGCTCCAAGGTTACCGTCTATGAGAAAGGCCCTCGCGTGGGCGGCTGGATTCAATCCGAGAAAATTAACGTGGACGGAGAGCATATTGTCTTCGAATATGGACCGCGTACACTGCGAGCTAGCACCATTACTGCATTTCCACTTTTGGACTTG TTGACCGAGCTGGGGCTAGAAGACGAAATGCTTATCACGAAAACGTCATCCGCCGCGAGCCAGAACCGCTATATCTATTACCCCGATCGCCTCGTTCGTATGCCGGGGCCGCAGAAAGGGGCCAGTCGAATATCTCAGCTCATAACGACGTTGAAAAGTCTACTACAAGAACCAGTCTTCGAGAGTGTGCTTCCTAGCCTTTTGAAGGAGCCCTTCGTTAAGCGTCCATTGAACTTGCCTTCAGACGAATCCGTCATGGAGTTTGTATCACGACGGTGGTCTACCAAAATAGCTGACAATTTGGCTTCCAGTGTATTTCAAGGCATATATGCAGGGAATATTGACAAGCTGAGTGCGGAAACGCTCCTGGGCCCGCTTCGGGCGCATGAGTTGTCTGGTAGTGTAGCCAAGGGTATAACGGAGATGAAAGGGAAACAGTACTGGATTTCGGACGATTTCATTTCCATGCTCCTCATAAgtgaagcaaagaaagcgtCTCACTTAGACTACCTCAGAAGCCTGGCAAAGGACAGCAGTACATTGACTTTCAAGAACGGCGTCGGTCAGCTGGCAGACGCTCTGGTTGCAGAGTTGAAACGATCACCAAAAGTTGAAGTCCTCACGCATGCAAATGTCACAAGCATTCTCCAAGATCATGAGAGCTCCAACCTCACT GTAAAAGTAGAAGATGGTCAGAGTCGTGTTCACAACCGTCTCATTGCTACCAACCCGCCTTGCGACCTCGCAAGACAACTTCAGTGTTCACTGGAGCCCGAGAAGCAGCCCACAGGAACAATAAATGCCCTACAGAGACACAACTACGCAACAACTACTATGGTTGTGAATTTGTATTACTCAAATCCTGATCTGATCCCTGTTCGAGGTTTCGGCTACCTGATTCCCAGGTCGATACCTTTTGCGCAGAATCCTGAGCGAGCACTGGGTGTGATATTTGCTTCAGAATCTAGTGTAGGTCAAGACACAGCCACCGGCACAAAGCTCACAGTCATGATGGGGGGCCATTATTGGGACGGGTGGAAAGAATCAGACTATCCGGACCACGATACTGCGGTCTCGATGTCTCAAGCCTTACTGAAAAGGCATCTGGGCATCCTGGATTCTCCCAAAGTAGCCCACACCCGATTGCAGCGCGATGCTATTCCTCAGCCCACCGTTGGGCATCTTGAACGTATGCAAGACATTTCAACGTCTATTAAGTCTGAGCTCAAAAACCGTGTCACTCTGGCTGGGGCGTGGTATTCAATGCATGGTACCGGCGTGGTGGACAGCATTCGTCAGGCTTATCTAGCTGCGAAATATGGCCCTGAGCTGGAATACTCAGGAGCACCGTTCCCTTTTCCATCCCTGACGGATTCacttggtggtggtggtataATTACCCACTACCAACCTCGCTGGATAACGGCGTCATCTGAGGAATTGTTCAGGAAATGTGGGATAGAAAAGAATCCCAATTAG